The following DNA comes from Peribacillus sp. FSL E2-0218.
CTTGATCTGTTTAATGGAGAAATCATCGCCTTTAATATGGAATCTCGGCCTGTTTATCCACTCGTTTCTAAAATGCTGGATAAAGCTTTTGACCGCTTGGAATCGAAAGATTCACCCATTCTTCATTCAGATCAGGGCTGGCATTACCAAATGAAACAATACTCTCATAAATTGAAAAGACATAACATTACACAAATCATGTCCCGTAAGGGAAATTGTCTCGATAATGCGGTCATTGAAAACTTCTTTGGCCTATTAAAATCCGAGTTACTCTATCTTCAAGAATTTGAAAGCATGGTGCATTTCAAACAAGAGCTAGAAGAATATATCCATTACTACAATCATCAACGAATCAAGGTAAAATTAAAGGGGATGAGCCCAGTAGATTACCGGGTTCATGCCCTCAAGGCTGGCTAATTAAATAACGTGTCTAACTTTTTGGGTTCACTTCAATAAAGTGGTCTTTTTTTTGTGTGAAAACAACATTAATGATTATTTATATGTAAATTCTAACATGAATTTTTTTATTCACAGGATTCATCTGCTTTTTTTATCTCACCTTTATCCAGTATAATCCTCCCGTTTCAGTTTCGATGTAAAATGCAAATCCTTCCATACAGGTCTAACTTTCCTTAACTAATTCCGTAATGTCATTTTACTCGTTATAAAGAATAAATCCTAAGGTGAATCCTCAAACTCTATAGAAAGGAAAAAGTACTTGTGAGGTGATTAGAAGTGTGGTATACACGTACATAACCAAGTCCTTACTCGTTTTGAGTAGGACCTATTTTTTCTTGAAGCTCTGTAAATGTGATGTTGAATTTCTTGATAAACTAAAGAGGCAGGTTGCTTTAAGGCAGATTACAAATAAAGTCGTTTAAGAAGGCACTTGACAGCTACTATTGAAAAATTATACCTTAATTTTAGTCACTACATATATAGTTACTAAAATTAAGGTTCAGGAGGTGAGGTCTGGAATGAATAAAACCTTAGATAAATATCAACAGAATGCAAAAACAAAAATAGGAAGCAGTATATATCTATATGCTTCTATAGTTGCCGTGCTTTTATGGAGTACGTCGTTTGTTGCTACCAAAATAGCATATACTTCTTTTACACCACTTACACTAGGTGCAGCTCGTTTTGTTATTGCTGCTGTTATTTTAGGTATAATTCTTTTATGTAAAAAAGATAAAACAAAGCCACCTATTAAAGATATAGGGTTAATGTCTGTTAGTGGGGTTTTAGGTACTACTATTTACTTTGGTTTGGAAAACATAGGAGTTGAAATAACTACAGCATCTAATGCTGCAATTATTGTAGCATCTTATCCTGCTATAACAGCGCTAATAGAGTTTCTTTTTTATAGAATAAAAATCCCTTGGATAAAGGGCCTTGGAATAGCAATAGCCATGTTTGGTGTTTTCCAAATATCGTACAACCCTCAAAGTCAAGAAGGCGAACAACAACTAATTGGGAATATCATATTAATTGTTGCAGGTTTTGTTTTTGCTTTTTATAACTTTACAACCCGTAAAGTCGTAAAAAAATATTCCATGATTACTATTTCTTTTTATCAAACTGTAGCAGGAGCGATTACTTTTATTCCACTAGCTTTTATAGAGAAATCTAGTTGGAAGATACCAAGTATGGAATCCTTTCTAATGTTGCTATATTTAGGGATATTCTGTTCGGTTATAGCATTCTTATTATATAACTATGGATTACGCAAATTATCTTCTAGTTCTGCCGTTACCTTAATGAACCTCGTGCCTATTTTTGGTGTGCTATTTTCAGTAATCATTCTTCATGAAGTTGTGCGAATAAGTCAAGTTATTGGTGGAATAATTGTAATACTAGGTGTGGTTTTAAGTGTCAGAGAAACAAATCAAAGTCAGACTGGGAGCAATAGAAATTGAATTTCAAAAAGAAAATAGTTGTTATTCTTCTATAATCTACCTGCCTGGCCATGTTACCATCAAAATAATGCAGCCCAGAATGGTTCATTTACTAATAGTTTGTGAAATATTGCCTTTAAACTAAGGGTGCGTTAGTTCCATAAGGCAGATCAACAATAAGCTTTAACAAAGCATTTGTTTTAAAACTTAGACTTAACCTTCTTAACTATCTCAGGAATAGCAACTACTTCGCTATAAATCACCTGATCAATTAGACATACCGCATAACTACTTTTATTTTTACTGGAGGTTACCAAATTCACCTTTTATTAAGGGTATGACTTTTAATCTATTAGTTCTAATTAAGCGGAATCGTGTGGTAAGCCTAGGGTGTTCTATTGCTAACAAAGTTTTTTTAACTGAGTTTTTTTAGACGTCTATCAAATGATAGGCGTTTTAATATACCGTTTTCCATTATTACACGTGTAAACTTCTGGTTGGTTACGCGATCAGGTATTTATTTAGGGGGGGGGAGGTAAAAGAATTCAAGGATCGGGTACGATAAGTTATTAGATGAAAAATGGCTGCGTTATGAATGCTATTACGTAGGTGGGAAGTTTGAGTTATAATACGTTATTATAGGATAGTAAGAGAGCTTCTTGATTGAAATACAAAAAAAGGATGGGTGAGTAAGAATGGCAATAGTTGATGTAACGGTTATTCCTGTCGGTACACAAACTCCAAGTGTGAGCAGTTATGTGGCAGATATACAAAGAGTATTAAAGCAATATGAAAATAAGGGAGAGATTCGATTTCAACTGACCCCCATGAATACGATCATTGAAGGCGAACTGCCAAAGTTATTTGAAGTGATTCAAGCGATGCACGAAGTACCTTTTGAAAAAGGTCTTGCTAGAGTTTGTACGAATATCCGTATCGATGACCGTCGTGATAAACAACGCAAGATGGAAGACAAAGTAAAGCGAGTGGAGGGCATGCTTGAAGAATAAAAGCTGCTGTAAGTATTGGGGATAACAGTTACAGGTTATGAACAAAGCACTTAGGATAAGGCTTCAAAGGACTAAAGGAACTGGGAACTGAAAGAAAGAGTTTCAAATCTCTCCTGTTAGCATTTTACATAAAAAAGCGGTGGAAGTTTAATCCTTAAACTTCCACCGCTTTTTTTCGGCTTTTTGAATGTCTACCATGTTGATATTCCTTGAACCATGCGGGAAGAACCGCCTTCAATTGCTGTTGCGGTTAGTATACCCGTGTATATCTATATTTTCATTTCCAGAGTTAAACCATAATATTACGCCATTTGAAAATTAGATAGAAATGTTATAAACCTTGTTCCTATATCAAATGAAGTCTCCATACCGCCTTGATTCTCTAAACCTATAAACGTTCTCCGAATAGTTCTATTTCTTCATTTGGGTGAAAGAGAGTAAATCCTTTTGAACAAAACACGAACCTTTTATTTACCTCGAACCCTGCTTTATTTAGTATTTCAAGTGTTGCATGGGAATCCGTTCCTGCGTACCCGCAACTACATCCGGAGAGGTGAAGTTCATTCCCCTTTTTGTCGATAAGGATGAGACCGCTATCGATTTCTTTTGACATTTTTGCTATTTTAAAACGGTCAAATTGATCGTTAACTGCCTCGAACAACGAAATGCTTTTATTGTTTACGCCACGGTCTTCACCGTGATTTTTTATGACTAAAACCTCTCGCTCATATGGTTTCTTGTATAGATGGTACTTTTGGTAAGTGATGTCTTTTATTTTACATATAATGGGCGTAATATGCTGTTTTCCATTTGTAGATTGATTAAACATTGCACCACTCCTAAACAGTTATTTCAATTAGTTTATTAGGAGAAAAAGAGAATAGTACAAAGAATTTATCGGATATAAATGTAAACCAGAAAAGCTAGGTATAGTGAATGGTTGTAAGATTGGATCGCCTGCACTAATCCGGACAGGATTTTTAGGACAGAAACATGAATAAGCCATTCTGCTTTATAGTTGTAAGTCGGAAATCCATATCTTCGGCTTTAAGCGAAAAGTGCTAGAATTGATTCGATTTATTTATAAAATGTATGGTGAAATATATTGGTGCCATATAAAAAGCGGGTAGCTAAAAGCTTGATCACTCGGTTAATATTCAGAAATTTTAAAAAAATATATTGACTTATATCAACTATGTCATTTACATTATATGTATATCAAGCGCTTTACCAATTAATAGAAATGAGGTGGACGGTCAATTAAAGGTTCTACCATGCGTTTCGCTTGTCATTGAAAGCGCTTCATAGGTCATTGTTTTCTGGATTTTTTATACAGATAGAGGATGGGAGAGGTACTCATGAAAGTGAAAAAGTATAAAAAGGTGGCAGCTTATTCATTACTTGCAAGCTCTCTTTTGTTAAGTTCAGCGTGTTCAAATGAAAGCGCTTCCTCGGGTGGCAAGGGTGAAAGCAAAGATGAAATTAGTATTACATACCGTTCTGGAGGTGGCACCAATAAAGGTTTGACAGATTGGCTGGAGAAGGAAGTCATTCCGGAATTCAAAAAAGAGCATCCGGGTTCAACCATTAAGCTTGCTCCCTTAAATGTTTCAGAGGGGGATTATTTCGCCAAGATTGCCCTGATGCTGAAATCGAAAAATACCGCACCAGACCTTGTTGCGGAAGATACGTTCATGGTCAATTCTGATGCAAGTGCTGGGTATCTGGAGTCGCTTGATGATAAGGTGAAGGCCTGGGATGACTGGGGGAACTTCACGGAAAATGTGAAGAAGGGTGTCATTGCGCAAGATGGCAAAGTGTATGGAGTACCTTATAACACGGATTCACGGGGAATTTGGTATAACAAAGATCTATTCGAAAAGGCAGGCCTGCCTGTCCCGTGGGAACCGGAAAGCTGGGAGGATATTCTTCAAGCTGCCAAAACAATTAAAGAAAAATCACCCTCTGATGTCATTCCGATTTGGATGAATTCCGGAAAAGCTACAGGGGAAGCGACATCGATGCAAACTTTTGAAATGCTCCTTTATGGTACGAAAACACCTCTATATGATTTAGACGAAAAGAAATGGATCGTGAAAAGCGAAGGACTTGTTGATTCGTTCAAGTTCATTGATACCGTGTACGAAGAAAAGCTCGGCCCAAATCTTTCACAGGTGTTAAATGGACAGGGAGGCAGTATCGCCTATCAACAATTAATGCCGAAAGGTAAGCTCGCCATGGGGATTGACGGATTTTGGCAATCGGGTACATGGGGAGAAAACGGTGCTGCTCCTTGGGCAGAAGCGGTTGATACTTTAGGGTTCGCGCCAATGCCAACAGAAAATGGTGATGGTGCAGGCACTGTTACGATGTCTGGAGGTTGGGCCTTCTCCATTCCGAAAAATTCAGGCAGTAAGGATTTGGCATGGGAATTCATTAAATTCGCATCCAGCAAAGAAAAGAATCTCTCACTACAATTAAAAGACCGCAATTTAACCCCGCGAGATGATGTAGCACAAGATCCGGATTATCAAAAGATCCCGATGTTCGATGAAGCAACCGCACTGTTAAAAAATGCTCAGTTTCGTCCTGCTGTCGATAAGTACCCAAATGTCTCAACCCAAATTCAATCTCTTGTTGAGGATGTCGTAACGAACAAGCTTACTCCAGAACAGGCAGCAGCTCAGTATCAAAAAAATGTAACGGGCATTGTCGGTAAAGAAAACGTGATGGAAAAATAAAGAAAATCATGGGTTCCTCCCTGTCCAAGCAGGGAGGAACCATGATTTATATGTACAGGAATGGGGTGTGGAATGAATACTAATCCGGTTGAGTCACATGGAATTCGAATCAAGGAGGAACGGAAAAAAGATTATACATTATTACGTTCCATTCTGTTTTTACTGCCAACATGGATCATATTGCTTATCTTTTTTGTCGGCCCTATTTTATTAACATTCTACTTTGCTTTCACGAATCTCTCGTTAACCGGAACGGAAGCGCAAAGCCTGGAGTTCACTGGATTCCAAAATTTTCTCACGATGTTCCAGGATCCGAATTTTCGTATCAGCATGGTAAACACGATCGTATTCCTTTTATTCTCAGCCGTAATCGGCCAGCAGGTTCTTGGGTTTATCTTGGCTCTGCTAATGAAGGAGAAGAACACTTCCTTTAGGAGGATCATCGGCATCATCGTCATAGCCGGCTGGGTTACTCCAGAAATTGTCGTTGCATTTTGCTGGGTGGCTTTTTTAAGTGATAACGGAACGTTAAATATGATTCTGGGGAATATGGGCATGAAGCCTGTGACCTGGTTGTATAGCTTCCCGATGATCAGTGTAATCATCGCAAATATCTGGCATGGAACAGCATTTTCGATGCTGGTATACCAGGCTGCATTGGACGATGTTCCAAAAAGCGTGGAAGAAGCAGCCGTTATAGATGGTGCGTCACGTTTCCAAATGTTACGGAAAATTGTCCTGCCCATGATGAAAGGGTCCATCGTCACAAATATGATCCTCGTCACCTTACAAACATTGGGCGTCTTCACGTTGATATTTGCCATGACAGGCGGAGGTCCGGGAGCATCGACGCAGACCCTTCCGATATTCATGTATAACCAGGCATTTGTTAACTATCAACTTGGATACGGAACAGCCATTTCCCTCATATTACTTTTGATAGGGATTATTTCAAGCACGATTTATATCAGGTATATGAAGGTCGAAATATAGGGGGTGAGTTGAGTGAATCGTTTCAAACTCGAGAAAATCGTTCCATATGTCATTTTAACTTTGATAGGGATATTATTTCTATTACCCCTTTTGTGGGTGTTGGTAGCTTCTGTTGATCCAAATGCGCAACAGGCCTTAAAGACCCCGGATAGCCTGACAACATCGAATTTTACAACCATATTAAAAGATGGTGCCATTCTTCGTTCCTTTGCGATTGGATTATTCCTTTCTTTAGGTCAGGCAGTGCTTGTGGTCTTGTTTGCAGGGCTGGCAGCCTATCCGCTTTCCCGGTATGCTTTGAAATTCAAAAAACCGTTCATGTATACCATCTTATTCATGACATCTTTGCCAATCACAGCTGTAATGGTCCCTGTCTACCAACTATTCGTCTATATCGATTTGCAGGATTCGCTCATCGGAACTGTCTTGTTTCTGACGGCTTCCGGTTTGCCGTATGCGATCTGGATGATGAAGAACTTCATGGATGCCGTCCCGCTTGAATTGGAGGAATCGGCTTGGATTGACGGGGCATCCGTATGGGCAGGGTTACGGAGGGTCGTGGCCCCATTAATGATTCCTGGCATATGCACGGTTGCCATTTTTACGTTTTCAGGAAGCTGGGGTAACTTTTTCGTACCTTACATCTTGATCCAGACTCCGGAAAAATTTCCTGCCTCGGTAACGATATTCCAGTTTTTCGGCAATTACGGTATGGTTGAATATGGGAAACTTGCAGCTTTTTCATTGATCTATACAATGCCCGCTGTCGTCCTTTACATCTTTTCACAGCGTTTTATGTCCCAAGGCTTCAGCCTTGGCGGTGCAACGAAAGGTTAAAAATCTCGAGGGAAAAGGAGTGTTTCATTGAATGTTTTGGAATATAGAGAAGTTAGAAAAGCGGATAAAGGAATTACAGCCGTATCGATATCAGGCCGTCAAGCCAGTCGTGTCGTTTGAAGCACAGATTGACGAAGAGGGAGCGATTGCGCAGGGGCCACCTGAAGGAGGCTCATGGGAAACAATGAATGTACGGGATAGATGGGAAGGACGTGACAAATACATATGGCTTAAGGCAGCTGTACCCATTCCATCCAACTGGGACAAACAAAGAATTGTCGGTGTGTTTGATTTTGGAAATACCGGAGGCGGTGGCAATTCCGGGTTTGAGTCGCTTTTGTACTTGAACGGCCAACCGTATCAAGGGGTTGATATGAACCATCAGGAAGTGTTTTTGGATGGGGAACTTGCCGGAAGCACCGTCGACTTTTGTTTCAGGCTCTGGTCCGGACTTGAAGGCGGAGGGGTGCAGACGATCCAGGAGCATCAGTTGAAGGTCGCTTATGTTGCGTGTCTGGACGAACGCGCCGACGATTTATACTATACCGCAAGAGCAGCATTGGATACAATAAAATATCTTGAAGAAAACCAGCCTGAAAGACAAACTCTATTGAAGGGTTTGGACAGGGCGTTCCTTTTGATCGACTGGTCAAATCCCGGTTCAGGAAGCTTTTATGACTCGGTTTATCAAGCGCAAGCCGTCTTAAATGCGGAAATTGAAAAGATCCCAAAAAATTATCCCGTTACCGTCACTTCCATCGGCCATACCCACATTGATGTCGCATGGCTTTGGCGCCTAAAGCATACTCGTGAGAAAGCGGCAAGGTCATTTTCAACTGTGTTGCGTTTAATGGAACAATACCCAGATTACACCTTTTTGCAGACACAGCCGCAATTATATGAATATATTAAAAATGATTACCCGCAAATCTATGAGCAAATCGAAAAAAGGGTCCAGGAAGGGCGTTGGGAAACGGAAGGTGGAATGTGGCTGGAAGCGGATTGCAACCTGACAAGTGGTGAATCGCTTGTCCGCCAGCTGCTACTCGGGACAAAATTCTTCCAAGAGAATTTTGGGAAGGAATGTGAATATCTATGGCTGCCGGATGTCTTCGGATACAGCTGGGCACTGCCACAAATATTGGTTAAATCAGGAATCAAGACCTTCATGACCACTAAAATCAGTTGGAGCCAGTTCAATAAAATGCCTCATGACACCTTCAAGTGGAGGGGAATCGACGGAACGGAAATCTTAACCCATTTCGTCACGACCCCGGAAGACGAATACTGGTTCTACACATATAACGGCCGCCTCACTCCGCGCACGGTGAAAGGAATTTGGGAGGCTTATCGGGATAAAGCCGTCAATCAGGAATTATTGCTTTCCTATGGATACGGGGACGGCGGAGGCGGTGTTAATCGGGAGATGCTTGAGATGCGCAGGCGCTTGGATAAAATGCCAGGTTTGCCGGCAGTGAAAACGGGAAGGGCCGATGAGTTTTTCAATCGCCTTCATGAGACGATAGATAATACGGATCAGTATGTCCATACATGGGACGGAGAGTTGTACCTGGAATACCACCGTGGAACGTATACGAGCCAAGCTTATAATAAAAGGATGAACCGCAAGATGGAATTGCTCCTACGGGAAACGGAATGGCTTCACTCCTTGAACAGTGTGCTTGAAGGAACATGGTCTTCTTATCCGTCAGAAGATCTGGAGGAAAGCTGGAAGATCGTGCTGCGCAATCAGTTCCATGACATCATCCCTGGATCTTCCATCCGGGAAGTCTATGAAGATAGTAAACTGGAATATGCAGAGGCACATCAATTGGCGGCTAATGCCTGGGACCATGCATCCCGTTCGTTGGCAAAAGGGAGTGATCAGCAATTATTTACCATTTTCAATTCCTCTTCATGGATCCGAAATGATATCATTACTATTAAGACCGATTTTCATGCAGAAGGTGTCTGGACCGATGAGACAGGTAAAATTCTCGATTCCCAAAACACAGCAGATGGTGAATGGCTCGTAAACGTTGAAAAAGTGCCTTCGCTAGGCAAGAGCACGATCCGTTATGAGAAAGCGGAAAGTATATCGAAATCGGCATTTGATGTGTCGACTAATCACATTTCGACTCCTTATTATGAGATAAGCTGGAATGAAAACGGGCAGCTTACGAGAGTTTTTGATCGAAAGCACCAGCGAGATGTTTTAGCACCGAATTCTCTTGCGAATGTACTCCAGGTATTTGAGGACAAGCCCATGCAGTATGACGCCTGGGATATCGATATTTTTTACCAAGAAAAGATGAAAGAGGTAAGCAATTTAATAGGAAGCAATGTAGTCGAAAACGGACCCATACGTTGCGTAATCGAGTTTGAATGGGGTTTTGGAAAGTCAACGATTACACAAAAGATGATAACGTATGCCAAGAACCCGCGCATCGATTTTAAAACGAACATCGACTGGCGTGAAAAGGATCAGTTGTTAAAAACGGCATTCCCTGTAGACATCCGTGCTACGGAGGCTACTTATGACATCCAGTATGGAAATGTCAAGCGGCCTACTCATTGGAATACAAGCTGGGATTACGCTCGGTTCGAAACCGTCGCACATCAGTGGGCTGACCTATCGGAAAGTGGCTATGGCATAAGCATCCTGAATGATTGCAAATACGGACATGACATTAAGGACAATGTGATGAGGCTGACCTTGTTAAAATCGGCCACATACCCAGATACCGAAGCTGATCAGGGAGAGCATCTATTCACCTATTCGTTGCTACCGCATAAAGGGAGCTGGTATGAAGGGGGAACGGTCCAGGAAGCGTGGGCATTGAATAATCCGCTCTTATACATGGAGGGACAATCCCAAAAGCTGTCCATGTTTTCGCTTAATGCTGAGAATGTAATGATCGATGCCGTGAAAAAAGGGAAAAATATTGATGAAGTAATTATCCGCCTGCATGAGTTTGCAGGAGCAAGAGGAGTTGTGGAGGTAAGAAGTGAATTAGATATCATTTCATGGCAGGAATGCAACCTAATGGAAAAAAGTATAGAGGATAAGCGGGAAGATCAGACATTGGCCTTTGACATCAAACCGTATGAGATTAAGACATTCGTAGTCCAACTGAAAAGTTAACCACATGCCAATTAGGGGATTTTCCCCTTCTTGGCTATGAATATATCGTTTGGGGTGGTTACAATAACAGCTTTATATGAGAAAGTATATCAATCATTGAAGAAAGATATCAAAGAGGGGAAATATAAGCCGGGCGATCGCATCCCTTCCGAGAAAGAACTCTCGGACATCTTCGAGATCAGCCGGATCACAAGCAAGAGGGCCTTGGGCAAATTGGTAGAGGATGGGGTTGTCTACCGCACACAAGGGAAGGGTACTTTCGTGTCTGAAGCGGGCAGTAATAAAACCAATTTGGCTCACGTTCGAAAGCCCTTGTTCGGTCTCATCATGACAACCTTTGATGACAGCCATAGTTTTAGGCTCATTTCAGGCATAGAATCAGCTTCGGATGAGAAATGCATGGTCATTTTAAAACAGACCTTCGGCTCGGCTGAAAAAGAGGAAAATATAATCAAGGAGTTGCTTGATTTCGGCGTTGATGGACTGATCATCTATCCTGCCCAGGCTGAGCACTACAGTTCGGAAATCCTCAAAATGGTCGTGGACCAATTTCCGCTCGTCCTAATCGACCGTTCGTTCAAAGGGGTTGCCGCAACTGCCATATCGACTGATAACGTACAGGCTGCCAAACTCGGCATGGAACATCTTTTTGATTTAGGTCATGAACACATCGGTGTCTTATCTCCAACAACAATCGCGACGACGACGATTGAAGATCGATTCGCTGGGATCGTCCAGGCCTTTTCTGAACGGAATGTTCGGGTTAATCGTGAATTATGGTTTACCGAAATAAAGAGTACACTTCCCACCCCTGAAGCAACCTGTGAACAAGACATTGAATTGATCAAAACCTACCTTAAGGCACATACCGATATCACTGCCCTGTTTACGATCGAATATAACATTGCGAAGCTTGCACAAAAAGCTATTGAACAAATGGGCCTTCGCATACCTGAAGATATCTCGATCCTATGCTTCGATGAGCCGGAAAATAATTGGGACAGTTTGACTTTCACACACCTGCAACAGAAAGCAAAAACGATTGGTGAAACGGCGGTCAGAAGGTTATTGGAAATGATAAACGGGGACTGTTCCATTGAAAAGGTGGAATTCCCGGCATGTTTGGTCAAAGGGAATTCCACATGTCAGTCAGTGAAGAAACATCCACTGTCCAAATGATGGAGGGTTCTATTATTCAGTCCCAATTGCTGGATCATTGTTCGCCATTGCAGTTTAGTGAAAAGGTCGTCAAATAATAAATGATTCCTGCAAGGATTCAGGCTGGATGATAAGTGCACGAATTGTTCATGATCATGAAAGAAAAATCTTGGTTAACCATACAAAGCACTTAGCACTCATACACTCCGTCAGCTGAACGACGGGGGGATTTTGCTTAAAGTATTTCAACCCATAGAGGAGGCATAATCATGGTTTATGTAGCAGATCAAAGCAGGTACGAAACGATGAAGTACAATAGAAGCGGACAGTCAGGCCTAAAGCTTCCAGCCATTTCGTTGGGGTTATGGCATAATTTTGGAGGGGTGGATATTGAGGAGAATGGCCGCGCCATGCTGAGGAGGGCATTTGATTTAGGGATTACCCACTTCGACCTTGCCAATAATTATGGACCTCCTGCAGGCTCGGCAGAAGATTTGTTCGGCCGGATATTAAAACAGGATTTTGCCCCATACAGAGATGAAATGATCATTTCCACGAAAGCGGGTTATCATATGTGGCCCGGCCCATATGGGGATTGGGGCTCCAAAAAATATTTGGTTTCAAGTCTCGACCAGAGCTTGAAACGCCTGGGACTTGATTATGTGGATATATTCTATTCACACCGTCCTGATCCAAACACACCACTTGAAGAGACGATGGGGGCTCTTGACCTTGTCGTCCGGCAGGGAAAAGCGTTATATGTAGGCATTTCCAATTATACTGCTGAACAAACGGCACAAGCGGTAGAAATCTTAAATGATCTAGGTACGCCTCTCCTCATTCATCAACCAAAATACTCCATGTTCAACCGGTGGATTGAAGATGGATTACAAAATGTTTTGCAGGAAAATGGGGTGGGATCCATAGCGTTCTGTCCATTAGCCCAAGGTCTGCTTACGAATAAATATCTTTCAGGTGTTCCGGTTGATTCAAGGGCAAGTAAGTCAACGGGAGCATTAAAGGAAAATGAAGTCACGCAAGAAGCGGTGAACCGTGTACGGAAATTGAAGGAAATCGCAGATGAGCGAGGCCAATCTTTGCCTCAATTGGCCCTGGCCTGGGTACTTCGTGAAGGAAGAGTCACCTCTGCCCTGATCGGGGCAAGTAAAGTGAGCCAAATAGAAGAGAATGTCAAGGCGTTGAATCATCTTACATTCACAGATGATGAGTTAGCCAGAATTGAACAAATCCTTTACTTGAATATTGATATGTACAATCCTATTGGAAAAGAATGAGTTTCAATGGCAGAAGAAGGGTATTGTCCAAATCTGGGAGAATCGAAACTAGGCTTCGAGGGGTACAGTGAATGGGCAACATGAAAAAAGCGCCGCTCGTTTTATATGGATGGTTAAGTATTCAGCTACACAAATTTTAAAAAAAGATAGTGTTTTGGCATGCTAAAGTAAGTGTCAATACAGAAAGCGTACAGAAACTTTGTAAGGTGAATAAGCAAAAAAGCGCGCCCAATAAATGTGAAACATTCACTGGGGGCGCTTTTTATTCTTGGCATCCTTACAGCAGAAATCCCCAATTATCAGGCTTGCAATACTTCAAATTAGAAGGCAGCTTTTAATACTGTAAAAACTTCAAAGCGTGTAGATATATGAGTTGTTCAATATACAAGGTGATTTCTCTACCTTTCTATAAGCGAAATTTTAAACTTATATAAATGAAAACGAATATTAAAACTATCTGAAAGGGATGAAAATATGGCGAAGAATAAAAAGAGAACGAAAGCCATGCAGATCGTTACAACGGCTGCTTTGTTGGGCAGTGGAAAATGGGGATGTTCCTATTCGAAGCATTACCAGAGCATTAAGGATTGAACGTCTTTCAGAATCACGTTTATCGCAGGAGAAACATTGAATTTTTGGAACTGGTATATGGAG
Coding sequences within:
- a CDS encoding EamA family transporter, whose translation is MNKTLDKYQQNAKTKIGSSIYLYASIVAVLLWSTSFVATKIAYTSFTPLTLGAARFVIAAVILGIILLCKKDKTKPPIKDIGLMSVSGVLGTTIYFGLENIGVEITTASNAAIIVASYPAITALIEFLFYRIKIPWIKGLGIAIAMFGVFQISYNPQSQEGEQQLIGNIILIVAGFVFAFYNFTTRKVVKKYSMITISFYQTVAGAITFIPLAFIEKSSWKIPSMESFLMLLYLGIFCSVIAFLLYNYGLRKLSSSSAVTLMNLVPIFGVLFSVIILHEVVRISQVIGGIIVILGVVLSVRETNQSQTGSNRN
- a CDS encoding MTH1187 family thiamine-binding protein; protein product: MAIVDVTVIPVGTQTPSVSSYVADIQRVLKQYENKGEIRFQLTPMNTIIEGELPKLFEVIQAMHEVPFEKGLARVCTNIRIDDRRDKQRKMEDKVKRVEGMLEE
- a CDS encoding ABC transporter substrate-binding protein gives rise to the protein MKVKKYKKVAAYSLLASSLLLSSACSNESASSGGKGESKDEISITYRSGGGTNKGLTDWLEKEVIPEFKKEHPGSTIKLAPLNVSEGDYFAKIALMLKSKNTAPDLVAEDTFMVNSDASAGYLESLDDKVKAWDDWGNFTENVKKGVIAQDGKVYGVPYNTDSRGIWYNKDLFEKAGLPVPWEPESWEDILQAAKTIKEKSPSDVIPIWMNSGKATGEATSMQTFEMLLYGTKTPLYDLDEKKWIVKSEGLVDSFKFIDTVYEEKLGPNLSQVLNGQGGSIAYQQLMPKGKLAMGIDGFWQSGTWGENGAAPWAEAVDTLGFAPMPTENGDGAGTVTMSGGWAFSIPKNSGSKDLAWEFIKFASSKEKNLSLQLKDRNLTPRDDVAQDPDYQKIPMFDEATALLKNAQFRPAVDKYPNVSTQIQSLVEDVVTNKLTPEQAAAQYQKNVTGIVGKENVMEK
- a CDS encoding sugar ABC transporter permease yields the protein MNTNPVESHGIRIKEERKKDYTLLRSILFLLPTWIILLIFFVGPILLTFYFAFTNLSLTGTEAQSLEFTGFQNFLTMFQDPNFRISMVNTIVFLLFSAVIGQQVLGFILALLMKEKNTSFRRIIGIIVIAGWVTPEIVVAFCWVAFLSDNGTLNMILGNMGMKPVTWLYSFPMISVIIANIWHGTAFSMLVYQAALDDVPKSVEEAAVIDGASRFQMLRKIVLPMMKGSIVTNMILVTLQTLGVFTLIFAMTGGGPGASTQTLPIFMYNQAFVNYQLGYGTAISLILLLIGIISSTIYIRYMKVEI
- a CDS encoding carbohydrate ABC transporter permease, with amino-acid sequence MNRFKLEKIVPYVILTLIGILFLLPLLWVLVASVDPNAQQALKTPDSLTTSNFTTILKDGAILRSFAIGLFLSLGQAVLVVLFAGLAAYPLSRYALKFKKPFMYTILFMTSLPITAVMVPVYQLFVYIDLQDSLIGTVLFLTASGLPYAIWMMKNFMDAVPLELEESAWIDGASVWAGLRRVVAPLMIPGICTVAIFTFSGSWGNFFVPYILIQTPEKFPASVTIFQFFGNYGMVEYGKLAAFSLIYTMPAVVLYIFSQRFMSQGFSLGGATKG